CAGGGCTACAATGACATGGATGGCCCTCTTCTTCTGCATGCACTTGGAGCCGAGCAGTAAGCGCAGCAGAATGCTAGTGTAGCAGAAGACCATcattattgctggaataatgaaacCCAAAAAATGATAGATCAGACGATTGACCAGAACCCAAAAATCAGATAGAGCTTCTGAATTAACACATTCTGTTCTATCCTGACGTCTGGAGTCCTTGTTGGCACCAAGTAATATCCAATCGGGAATGGAGAGCAGAAAGCAGAAGAACCAGACTATCATGCAGCAACAGTGAACCGCCATGGGCTTTTTACGGGAGTACATTTGGACTGCATGGACGATGGACAGGTAGCGGTCGAGACTGATGCAGGAAAGCATGTAAATGCCACAGTAGAAATTGATCTGATGAAGAAAGATGCAAATGAAGAGATGTGATTGTAAACCTAGAGCAaatatttaaaggaacagttcacacaAAACACTTTTGATATTACCAAAGGAGTTTATGCTGAAAAAGGTTGTTCCAAATCATAAGCACACTAAAAATACCgttctattgaccttattataaaatgcggaagtgcacctgttttcgctattgttttagaacttccaatttagtcgcctatgggagaattGACTAGggataataaacggcagaaaacggtcaaactacttgttctacaaacaaatgtttgcatgactatacagaccaagtagaataatataatataaaaatatcagtttgcaacatcaaacagcgaaacgagcagtttttaatgtctaaaaataaatggaagtgaatgagacaggaagtctcaagccaaaaagatttaaatggctgcgcccactcgtcGGTGAAGGATAAGGTAAATAGTAACGATGCAACAGGCACGTGTGTCCTGGTGCTCTGCTTTCTTTGAagtaataatcttttttttattatttttttttatttgaatctatttatttttttttatttgaaggtTGGGCTTTTGCCTGTAAAAACAAACCTCGAAGAGGttctttaaagtaaaaacaaaggCTCAATTAAGTGTAATTCTATTCTAAAAGCAGATGCcgttttttattaattctttgGCTTGTTAAAAATGCCATATAAACATGATGTTACTTTACAGAATTCTACAACTTATTCAAACATCTACATTGTTTATATcagatgctttatttatttaccattttCTAACTGCTGTAATTTTAGTTGCTCAGAGGAAAGTCATAGCtcatatattcatataatattACCTTTCATTAGTGTGAGTGGCTCAAGAATTGTTAAGAGTTTATTGCTGCTTAGGGATTTAGaatgttttaaacataaaaaggagcaaaaaaaaaagcactttgctGTGAGCATAAGAGCCTTCAAACTTATAACATCACTGTTGTAACATCACTTAAAGATGTCAGgttttttacagaaaataaaattggtaacactttacaataacagtacatgtataatgatgtattaatatgttaactaaacattagtttattatgaataaatgatcagttaaagtatgcactaatcatgaattaactttaactacaacatgagtcacatgagttcatgtgtaaataacgactaccttaattacttgttagtacaggttggtaattaatgtattaattaacattaaagtttaagctaaatgtaaccaacatgaactcatgagctgttaatgtatagttatatcatgactttacttggaggggcacatcactgttaactcatccttaactactcatgaactcctatTCATGTTGATAGAatgcttttctattgttattcagtggaAACTCGCTAGttggacgtgcataaggagttcatgagtagttaagaatggattAATGATGAtggcccctccaagtaaagtcacaacataattatacaataacatatcatgagttcattatggttaaattaagcattaactaatgtggtaattaatacattaattaacaaacaatcatgtactaacaagtaattaaggtagccgtcaTTCAcatatgaactcatgtgactcatgttgaagttaaagttaattcatgattagtgcatactttaactcatcattaattcataataaataatgtttagtttacatattaatacatcattattcatgtactgttattgtaaagtgttaccataaaattatatacatttgtCCATACAATGAAAATCCTTGAGGTCCAAAACATGTTGATTTAAAATTTGATTTGATAATACTGATTTGTCTCCCATTAACTTTAAATGTATGCATGAAACAGCAAAGAGAACTGAAAGTTATAAATTCATGCAAAAATCAACACTGCCCCTATCCAAAAACATTCTTTTCCTCACCCTGAACATAGCTCCAGTCAGTTTGCAAAGTGGTGTGCCAAAGATCCACTCCTTCACCGCCTCTACAGCCCAGAAGGGCAGTGTTAACAGCAGCAAAATGTCTGCCAGGCTCAGGTGGAGGATGAAGATGTCTGTAACATTCAAACCTGCTCTCTTCTTCCACAGTACAATCAGAACCAAGCCGTTTCCCAGCAGCCCCACGACCGCTGCCAGTGAGTAAAGGATTGGCTTAAAAATGCTGTCAAAGTACATGCTGGAGTCTTGAGTGCACACAGCTCCTGCGCCATAGCTTTCATTGTCATTGTAGTCACTGTAATTGTAAAGGTCTGTGTAGTCACTGAAATCCTTCATACTGAATGTTGTTTTTGAGTCAACATTCATTTTCTGGGGAAAAGAAAAGAATCATCATCCATTTTAttaacagtatatatattttttttcctctatgCAATCATTTCTTGTAAATGCAGTATCAGTTTAGtcttttactttaatttgtagTTTTAGTACAATGAAGACAAATTAAAGCGTTTTTGCTGGACTAACACACATGACCAGAAGGGGGCAAAAATTAGATGAGACGTGACTGCAGGTATTCAAGCTTTAAAGTGACTTCTATAAATATATCATTATTTTCTCAGCATTTTATAGTTCAAaccttttttcaaatattttttcttttgttttgttttataaacttCATGCGCATTATATAAAGTGTATAAAAAATCTTTGAAAAAAGGTTTAAACTATAAAATGCTGAGAAAATaatgatatatttataaaagTCAGTAGGTTCCAATGTTTTTTTGATGAAGCAAAACAGTGTAAACGTCCATCAAAATATCCTATTTCATGTTGaacaatattttttgttgatttcatttttacttgtttcattatgaaaatgatgtattacattgcTGCGTATTTTAGTGATCAACCAAACCCCTTTTCAATTATACAGTTTGATTCTAGAGTGAAATATGTGATTTTATTAGTGCAGCTATTTATCAGCTTTGGCACAAAATCAATTGATTCACATTCATAGAATCACTCAATTGAACAAACAAGCGAAAATGTAAAACCACACTGGCCACAAAAGAAAATCCATCACAAAGAGCATTCGTCATACAGCAATCAAGCTTTAAATCTGCTGTGATCTTTGTTTCTGTTGCTAAGATGGCAGTATTTCAGTGGACATTCCTGGTAAAGGTACCGTTTCATTGAAAATGAGCCTAGCACCTCTAAGTGTTATGAACCCTACTCATTATGGGAAATCATGTTGATTAAAATAATGTTCAGTGATTGAAACCTGAAAGTTATGGAGGGGATCTCTGTCACCCCCTGGTATTTCCCTTCAACAAAAGTATCTACTTGTTCTGGTAAAATGCATctaacattttaaaactttaaaatcataattaaaagttttttttcaatacaATCTTAGCACAACAGAATCCGCAAAATCCCCTAAACTtcttaacacaaaataaaacctTTAACGATAATctttaaacataaaatacaaaagttAAACATTCATTTGAACATTGTTGAACAGTCAAATGTTATGAAAGAATGTATATAAAGGGTTTTAGGATAGTAAGGGGACGAGGAACAAGAAAAAGAGACAACATACCTTTGTAAGTGATCACGCAGAGGTTGAGAGGTGCTAAAATGATTGGCACATTGAGAGCTAGTCATTAATAAACCTAAAGGTCACAGCATGCAGATGTGCAAAAGAGAGAAAGGAGGAGGAGACAGTGGCAGGGAGCACCAGGGTtcaaaaaagaggaaatatgATAACGATCAGTTGTCTGTCATTCACAGttctattttaaatcattttgattTCTCAATGAAATGTGATGCTCTGTGAAACAGAAATATGATGCAGATTACAGAATGAAACCACTTTTGCTCATGGGTTGTGGTTTATCTAATTTAAACAATTTTGTTGataaaaagaaagagattgtagaGGCAGTTCTGTTTTCTAATTGATGTTATCCAGTCCTGAAGAGTGTCTGCCATTCACAAGTCTATTTTCAACATTTCACTGTTTTTACTATTttcaacattttcattttaataaagtcaCACCAACTTTGTTATGTATTGCCTgtttttgtaatataatatagtgCTTTCATATCACAAATATTTCAAATGCGTTTATCTTCCATCAGTATGGCTTAGAAATTCTCCATTTTAGACAAAGAATTGCTGCAAAGTCAAACCTTTCAGTTCCATTTACTTGTCTCATCCTTATGACGCTCCTTCAACGGGATGTTTTTTTTCACACCTTTGCACCACGTCCTGTTCTATACTTTTCTCGTCATCTTCACTTGCACACATTGCTGCTCACAAATACTTTAGTGCTTTTTGTTGTCTGGTTTTGGTTTTCTATCTCATGTGCAGAGATTTTATTATAGTGTCAGGTTGTGCCTTACTGTTAGACACCAGCTGAAAGCTGCATGAAAATGTTTGAAAGAATAGAGAATAGAAATCTTTGAAGCAAAAGAAAGAGGAACTGGGAATCTTTATAGCTTTAGCTAAAATTGTGCTAAGTTAACATAAACACTGGTAACCTTaaactaaaaatgaaattcaCATGCTCCAGTGACTAACATGTCAAACATTTCTGAAACCGCACCTTACGTCAGGTCAGGCAGCAACACTAGtctatttttgcttttaatttttgCAAGCAACACAAACTAAAAACATCTCACTGGACAAAGTAAGGCAAAAGCACAAGCACTTTTGTTAAAGACTGTAAACTCAACTTGTGCTGTAGTCAACTTGTTAAAGGATTCAGTCGCCCAGACAATTTTTTTAACTGGATGAATCAACATTTAGAATGAATATCTTGAACACAATTAAATGAACCACTCATTTGTTTGATCACTTGATAAATAAGTGATATTATACaaactggtggtggataaggagataaGGGGACACTCAAAGTGTAAAGCActtccagaaaagcgctatataaatgtaaggaattattattattattattactcttagAACAGGATCAGGGGTGCACATGAACGACTCCTCTTGCAGTGACTGTGTATCTATTGACATACTTTAAGGAATAAATCTGTAatctttattttacttatttacaaATCAAGCAAAGTATTTTACTTGCTAAAATCATAGCTCAGATACTTAGTACAGCCACAATTTGAATTGGTATTAAAACCTTTAGCCAACAAAGATATCTAAGCAAAAGTGAACCAATAAAATCCTGATATCTGAACCGGAAAAAGGCTGCTGCTTCAGCAGCTTTGAAGAACTAATAATTACAAACAATGATAATGTAATCAGATTGAACATATGAAGAATGCTCTGGTTACAAAAATAacccatgtttctggatgagggaACGTCCCAATTACGAACGTAACCCACATTCCTCGAAGAAGGAATGGAGATGTGTGTCAACTGAAGGaaagctacagttgaagtcagaattattagccccctgaattgttagcccgtctgtttattttatttccccaatttctgtttaatggagatatttttttaacacatttctataattatttctaataactgatttattttatctttgccatgatgacagtaatatttgattagatatttttcaagacacttctatacagcttaaagtgacatttaaaggcttaactaggttaattaggttaactaggcaggttaaggtaattagacaagttattgtataatgatggattgttggactgtaaactattgaaaaatatagccccatagcttaaagggactaaaaattaaaatgttttttttttttttttttaactgcttttattctagccgaaataaaacaaataagactttctccagaagaaacttCAACTGCACATGATAGTGTTAACCAAACACGCATATTTTGATTCATATTGACACTGATATATCTGACATGGTTCTTCATATATTTATACACAGACACGTCTTTGTCCTGTCTGACAGTGTATTTGAGTGAATTTCACAGGATTATGGGTATTGACCATAATTTCTATAATTTCTGCAAATGTTGTGAGCTCTTACTAACCATCACACGAGAACAGTCATGTAGTGTAGTCTAAGGGCCTACTCATACTATGCTATCCGTACCATGCCCAGACCCATTTCCCGgaccgtttgagaagtgtgagtgcgttgaattgggctcaggcacgattggaagaggtgtgcccgAACGCGGTCCACTTGGGCGtggtgagtgcaaaacgtgccaaagcccgaaatTAAAagagagacgtgacttttaagggactgttttatatgtgtttattaatcattcttactgttcattgaacgcaaactgtcatagtttgtTAAATAGGCAAACCCCTCATTGCACGATAgctgtgcaccttcagcaaacctcctaatacctgcaacacgaggactttatgactgtttatgagtgtcaaaagtggctgatttgttcggcgaaatatctgactgcgagTCACTGCATCTCTAAGaactaaagcgatataactagagaaatctccactgttcagagcgagagcgcttactgaacagcgcagcatggATGACTGAGCATGGCCAGGCCTGATTGTAATGTCAGTGCGGGCCTTCAGGGgcgacgggaggggggacaagcctGCTTTgccccggttcgaggcaactgtacatagtgtgacaCTTTAGCATCAACGCTTGgcagagggcatgtctgaattGGGGCTGACTCGATCACCATAGCAgcttcagccaatgaaattagtcagtaatcggctactgtctgagctagtGTATTTACATACAGCGaactgattggctgacgctttggTTAGCAATCAGTTTGCTCACAGCTGAAACTAAAACTCCTGTTAAAACAACCCAAGACACCCAAGCATTTTTCATAAAATTATCCTGTTGTGCTTGTGTGCTGTTTTTCAAATGAACGCATATTTCAAAAAGCCTTCTCTCTGTTTGAGGTAAACACCAGAACAGAACTGCCAAATTGCCATTAGCATCAaaacttacacacacatgcaaacagccattaaaaaaacaaaaaaaaaaaacatctttgacCTTATTAAAGCAGTTTTACTGCTCCACTTCACCAGTGTTTTCAACAGATCAACATTCAGCTAACGTTTTAGAAGAACTGTTGAGGCAGAAACATTATCAGTCATCTATTATCAATAAATTCTTATTTTTCTGCTGCTGTGCAGTTTTTATGAgccattttaaaaaagcaatctgAGAAGTCCTAAAGTCCTGAGAAGTTGTTTGAAGTGGACAGTAAACTTCAGATCTTCCTATATCCTAAAATCTCTACCCAGCCCAAAAAGAACTAAATTATTTCATATTCAACAATAAGCAACAGATTAGAAAATTGAGCATGGCAGCTCAAGGAAAAAAGCTattcattgattaattgattaattgattcattcattcattctcttttcggcttagtccctttattaatctgggatccccacagcagaatgaaccgccaacttatccagcctatgttttacgcatgcccttccagctgcaacccatcactgggtaacacccatacactttcattcacacacatacactacggccaattttagcttacccaattcacctttagcacatgtcTCAGACATgcgggggaaacaggagcacccggaggaaacccacacccaaACCCGTGTCACCCTTGAAAAAAACTATATCAAAGTAAAATATGAATTCTTTAttgtttggtttagtttagtttatttgtttacagggtcaatgcacattaatgaACATTACtataaaatgtgccagaattagccaagaatggctatttttcatctgtagatcacacagaattttaaaaagtcacacctaaaatagaagcaTTAAACTTAAATATCAAGTCAAGTCAAGAGTTTTGACCTATGACTAAGTATGACCAGCAGTGAAATGTAGGTCAGTGCAAGTATAGATAaacaaaagttaaataataatgagaaaaatcTGTGCTAAAAATTATACAAGGTAATAAGAATAGCAGCAATTTGAGGTAGCTTATAGATATGACTAATACAGTGATATATACGTAAagtcaagtgatgtttaacaccAGGTTAGAATTTAGAAGCCTGATGGCCTGGGGAACGAAGCTCCTCCTAAGTCTCTCAGTTTTTGCCATCAAGCTACGGAAACGCTTACCAGATGGAAGCAAAGTGAATAGGTAATTACCAGGGTGATTTAAGTCCTTACAGATTTTGCAGATTTTAcagatatatattaaaaacttgctaaaatagtaaaaaaaaaaaacaagaacagactgATGGCAGCAGAAAaggacaaaaagccaaagacaacagtacaaatgtgtcaagaatacaTTACTAATGCAGAATGCACTAATACAGCACTAACATTAGATTGAAAAGAATGAAAAGTAAGTGTCTTCTAACTGTTGGTGGGATGGAATTCCAATCCTTAGCAGCTTTCACTGAAGATACCGACTGACTGAATTGACTTTTTTTGAGAGGAATAATGCAGTCCCCTCTTTCACATCCTGGTGAGCAGTcgttttaatttttaacaaactGATTTAATGGTGAAGTTGGGTTATGTAAagtcttaaacattaaacagatatgtacatatttaataaaattttcccaactaagcaggttgtatttctttaatattaCTGAACTGATTTCTTATCAAGGGTTTTTATAGATTGTTTGTATAATAATTCAAGTGGCTTCAGAGTAGTAATGCTGGCTTGAGAACGAAGTGATTAAACAGTAGGTGACATGAGAAATGATCATGGAGTGATAATAGATTAGGGCAGCCTCGCGTGATATCTCATCACgaataaatctaaaatttgctaAATTAAATTTGACCCGGTTACAAACCTTTTCAACCTGTGACTTGAATGATAGTTTTGAATCTATCAAAACTCCAAGGTACTTGTTCTCAGATACAACTTGTAATCTTTCCCCTGATACAAATACATCTGGTACTACACTTACCCTACCATTCTTAgaaaagaacacacacactgttttagAGATGTTCAACTGTACACAGCATTGATCTAATCAGGCTGAAAGCTGTACCAGTGATTCTGTGAGTTTGTTTGCAACTTGTAACACCCTACTACCATGAATAAATATAACAGTGTCATCTTCATACATTTGTATATTATTGTTAGGACAAATACAAGGAAGATCATTGATAtattaagtaaaaagtaaaaattgttgCCCATACAAAATTATTTACAGTACTTAATCTCCAATAGGCACCTGCACACAAATGAAAGAATAGATTCCAGTGGAATTATAATCCGATTTTATTACAATGTATAATCTGATTCCAGTTTTATCAATTAGAAATATATATTCAGAATATATTCAGAATAATTAACTAGAAAGCAGAATTTAGAACCTCTAACTGACGATATTTTTTTCAATCCTTTCCCTTTAAAACGTTTTACCACGTGCAAGGCCATGTGACTCCTCGTAGACCTCTTAGTGGTACTGGAGCTAAAACACAGAGTCAACTGATCAACAGAAGGAGCTTGTATCAAAAGTGAAATGCAGTGTTTGATGTTTAGACACATTTTGGCTACACTAAACTAGACTAAAGATAGTCGCAACCTCAGATGTCACACCAAGCACCGCCCAAGCACCTTCTCTggaaacactgtagcagatctaCAGTCATCCTCTCTTTGGTTTAAGTATACATATCTTCCATAAGTCAAGTGTGCAGAAATCTTCAGAAATCAGCCAGTGATCTTTATGTAGAAATGTGTcaccaaaataatgaatgaattaatctcAGAACAAAGCCTACATACATGTCCTACTGATTTCCTGTATGTTTTACTGATAGATCATTTAGAATATTGATGCATCATCATTGTAAACTTTTACAGACGTACATTTTCACACCCACAACCCTGGGTTTTCCACACCTACAATAAAATGACGTAGTGGGCAGTCCTTGATCATTCAGTGTTGGCAAAGTTTGCAGACCTTCAGCAATCAGGATAACCACACTTGACAATAATGGACTTAAACGCCTTGTAGACGGAATTAGCTCATGTAATTATgaagtttattattaaataataacaagTTATGAATATTTAGGTTGACTATTGTTAATTGTAGCAGAATTGATATTGCAATAAACTGTTCTGTCAGTCTGTTAAGATGACAGTTTAACTGTATATCATTTCAAAGGATAAATAAGCTTATGTAACCCTCCCGGTCCTACAACCGCCCAACCCAcgctgagctgggatcgaaccggcaaccttccgcatgggagtcggttgctctaacaaggaggctgaagaccatggcctctagcatctgtcgctagagcacctttaaaggtcagaggagttaggttttacctgcacagcacctactaactggcctccgttacacttactAAGGTAAGAAATTAGTACAGCTTACAGCTGTGAGTTAAGGCAACTCGTTctgtgtgtaaaaacaagcaatcAATAAGAAAGCACACATGACAACTTTCCTACTCAAAGTATGGTAGTAAAAAAGTATCTCTGCATGTCAGCCACTAGCACTCCATCAGAATGAATGTTAATTTCAGGAGGTAACATTGATGTAAAAAATTTGCAGAAATCTAATCTGAAGTACTACAGCTAAAGGTTTAGTTCTTGGAAACTCCTCCAAATCAACAACATCCATATTATTTCCTACaaaaaacaaactattaaatcagTTGTTCTCagaagctgttttaacattataaattcaTCCTTATTTTTAGAATATATGCCTAAAACTTCTAAGTTGGCTGCCATTAAGCCCCTTTAacaaagaaatttaaaataagatcagaaagaatgaataaaatggTAGACCCATTTCAAATCAAACTACTGTATCAAAGAAAGCATTGTATCCAATCAGTTATGTTCATTTTTAGAGAGAAATAATATTTGTGAGTTCCAATCTGGCTTTAGAACATTTCATAGCACTGAAACAGCGATTATACAGGGTTACAGAGTAACCTGTCAGTGTTGTTGAACCTCAGTGGTGCATTTTATAATATTGTTCATAAAATTATCCGAGATAGGCTTTAAAATTTGATTGGTATTATAGGAATAGCATTGGCATGGTTCAGATCTTAGCTACTGTATCTGAAATgttataaatttgtgt
This sequence is a window from Danio rerio strain Tuebingen ecotype United States chromosome 16, GRCz12tu, whole genome shotgun sequence. Protein-coding genes within it:
- the cxcr3.1 gene encoding C-X-C chemokine receptor type 3.1 (The RefSeq protein has 3 substitutions compared to this genomic sequence), yielding MNVDSKTTFSMKDFSDYTDLYNYSDYNDNESYGAGAVCTQDSSMYFDSIFKPILYSLAAVVGLLGNGLVLIVLWKKRAGLNVTDIFILHLSLADILLLLTLPFWAVEAVKEWIFGTPLCKLTGAMFRINFYCGIYMLSCISLDRYLSIVHAVQMYSRKKPMAVHCCCMIVWFFCFLLSIPDWILLGANKDSRRQDRTECVNSEALSDFWVLVNRLIYHFLGFIIPAIMMVFCYTSILLRLLLGSKCMQKKRAIHVIVALVLAFFISWTPYNIALMADTIHTNRTDNNQTSCETRTTLDVAITATSTFAYMHCCVNPILYAFVGVKFRQHLLDMLRPLGFKLKGRAGLVSRKSSGWSESVDTSHTSAF